The Brachyspira hyodysenteriae ATCC 27164 sequence TTCCTTCTGGGCAGTATATAGAAAAATGTTATGAGCCTTTCATAAATGCTCTTATAATAGTACCAACCGATTATTTAGGAAACATCATTTCTCTTTGTATAGACAGAAGGGGAACACAAACATCATTAACTTATTTAGATGATAAAAGAGCAGAGATAAAATTCGACTTGCCTTTGATAGAAGTTGTTTACGACTTCTATGATAAATTAAAATCTATTTCTAGAGGATATGCTTCATTCGATTATGATTTTTCAGATTTCAGAGAAAGCCAAATAGAAAAAATTGATATACTTGTTCATGGCGAAGTAGTGGATGCATTATCATTTATGTCGCATAGAAGCAATGCTGAAACTAGAGGCAGACAAATCATAGAAAAATTAAAGCATCTTATTCCAAAGCATATGTTCCAGATTCCGTTACAGGCTGCAATAGGCGGACGTATTATAGCGCGTGAAAATATAAGTGCATTAAGAAAGAATGTTACAGCCAAATGTTATGGAGGTGACATCACAAGAAAGAGAAAGCTTCTTGAAAAGCAGAAAGAGGGTAAGAAGAGAATGAAGGCTATTGGTAATGTTGAGATACCTCAGGATGCATTCATAAGCGTACTTAAAACAGATGACAATACCAAATAATTTTATTAGATTTCTTTAACGCACGGTAGATACGCTTTTATTTATTGTTTAGATTATAATTTAAATATCTATTATATTTGAAATTTTACTTAGCGTGCGGTGTGTAGGCAATAAATTTAAAAAAATCTTGGGTGGGCGTTAACATTTGTAATTAAGCAACAAGAGAATAAAAAACAAAAATATCAAATATAAATTATAAAGTATAAAGGGTGGGGTATGTAAATAAGATTTAAAACTTAAATTATATACCCCGCCTTCTTAAATTTAATATCTTAATTTGCAAAAAAGACAAAATAAAAATGATATGATACATTTTTTATTTAAATAAAACTAGAATATTAAAATTATTTTATATGACTTCTGTATTAATTATGTGCTTTTGCAACTTTGACGAAGTCCGGTAAAAGTTGATAAAAATAAGTTCAAAATTTTATTAACATACACCGCCATTTATTTTTTTAAATTACTCTGTATATCTTACATATTAAATTTACCGCGTTATTTTAAATTTAATATATAAATTAACAATAATAAAAAAATTATCCGGTATACTCTTCTATATAGTTACGCATAAGCATTTTTATTGTTTCTTTGTCGGCATCAAGTGAGGCAATATCAAATGCATCAATCATTATTTTGCGTTCCTCAGGTGTTAAGCATTTTACAGGATCTTTTGCTATGAATAATTTTTTATACTGCGAAGGTATTAATGTTTCATCGTCCATTAAAATTTCTTCATAAAGTTTTTCACCTTCTCTGATCCCTGTAAATATTATAGGAATATCTTTCTCTGTTAGTCCGTACATTTTAAGCATGTTTTTAGCTAAGTCTAAAATCTTTACAGGCTTTCCCATATCCAAAGTAAATATTATTCCGTCATTTAAAGTACATGCCTTTATAACTAGTCTTGCAGCTTCTCTTATAGACATAAAGAATCTTACCATTTCAGGGTGAGTTACAGTTAATGGTTTACCTTCTCTAATCTGCTTTTCAAATACAGGTATAACGCTTCCGCTGCTTCCTAAAACATTACCGAATCTTGTTATTTTAAATGCAGTACTGTTTTGTTCATGAGATAAGGACATTATCATTCTTTCGCATATTCTTTTGCTTGCTCCCATTAATGAAGTAGGGCGAACTGCTTTGTCTGTTGATATAAATACAAAATTTTTAATATTATTTTTAATTGCAAGAGTAGCTATATTTTCAGTGGCTAGTATATTATTTTTTATTGCCTCTTCAGGATAAGCTTCCATAAAAGGCAAATGTTTATGAGCGGCTGCATGGAAAATTATATCCGGATTTTCTTCTTTTAATATTTTATCAACTTTAACGTAATCTCTTACATTTGAAATTATATAAGTAAATTTATGTTTGTTTTTTTCGTTTTTTCTGTCATTTATAGACATTATAAGGGAATGAATTGCACTTTCAGAATTATCTAAAGCCATAACTTTTTTTACAGGCAATGTAATCAATTGTCTTACAAGCTCGCTTCCTATAGAGCCTCCTCCTCCTGTAACTAGTATTGTTTTATCCTGATAGTATGCAGATATTTCTTTTTCATCAAATCCAATCTCTTCACGTCCTAGCAAATCTGATGGCTCTATATTTCTAATATCTTTTATAGAGGCATTTCCTTTTATTATTTCAAAGAAGCAAGGAAGTATTTTATATTTTATTCCTGTAGGATATATAATATCTAATATTTCAAGAAGTTCTTTTTGCTTTAATGTTGGTATTGCAATTATGATTTCTTCTATCTCAATATTTTGATTTTTATAAAAATCTATTGTTTTTTCTATATCTTTAACTTTGCCTTTTACATCGATAGAGTGATTTTCAATATTTACTTGTTTCTTATTTTCATCATCATCCAAAAAACAAAGTATATTATATTCGTTATTGTTATCAGAAGTTAATATTTCAGATGCAAGAGTTTCACCTGCATTCCCAGCACCTATTATAACTATATTCTTTTTATTCATTATATATGCAATCCCAAGTATATATATTCATATTAGGTTTATAGTATATATTTTTTTTTTTATTATACAAGTATACAAGATTTGATAATTACTTTTTAATTATATATTTATTTTATTTTTATAAAAAAGTTTGACAAATTAAATGTTTTTTGTAGAATTGTTTTATAATTAGTGCATCTAAAATTAGGATGATATATGCATAAAACAAATAATAATTATAACAGAAACAATAATAAAAATAATACAAATAAAGTGGATGTAAAAAAATTATTTTCTGATATAGGCACGGTAGCCAATGTCTTAGGTAAAATAATAACGACTTCTAAGGTTGTAGTAGATGAATTAAAAAATCAATCTGGTATATTATATGTATTTGATACTAATGCCTTAATGAATGATCCTAATTTAATTACTATACAAAAAAGAAATAGCAGTTATATTGTACCTATTGTTGTTTTAGAAGAATTGGATAAATTAAAATTGGATAAAAATAGATCGCAAAAAGCAAGTAATGCTATAAGAGCTATTAATAAATCAAATGTTCGTATAGAAAAATATAGCGAACATGTTTTACCAAAAGATTTTGATATGAGAAATAATGATAATAAAATACTTGCAACGGCAATGAAATTTTCAAATAAAAATGTTGTTATAGTAACAGAAGATAATAATTTAAAAAATAAAGCAAAGTCTCAAAATATTAGATGTATATCCTTATCAGAGTTTAGGAGATCATAAATATTATAATTAAGAATATATAATTACTCTTCAAACTTTATTATATTTTAATTTTATTAATCTGTAATTTTGTGCATGTCTATAGTAAAAGTTTATAAAAATATAATTTTATTTACATTCCCGCCCTTTATGTTTTCTAATTTCATTTTAAATTATAATTTTATTAATATTTAAAATTTTAATTTGATATTAAAACGCCCGCCCAAGTTTTTATTAGAGTTAACATCTGCTCAACGCACGGTTAATTTTATATTATTAGATAATAAAATTAGAATTATAAATTTATTATAATTATGAATCTGCTCTGCGTGCGGTAATTTATTTTTATTCAACTACTCCAATGTATGGAAGATTTCTGTATTTCTGAGCATAGTCAATTCCATATCCTACAACAAACTCATCTTCAATATCAAAACCATTATAGTCGATTTTAATGTCAACTTTTCTTCTTGAAGGTTTATTTAGAAGAGTGCATATTTTAAGAGAAGCAACATTTCTAGTTTTTAATACTTCGCATATTTTCTCTAAAGTGTATCCTGTATCTATTATATCTTCTACTATAATTACATCTCTTCCTGTAAGAGGGATGTCAACATCTTTAAGTATTTTAATTTCAGAACCTATTTTATTATTACCATAGCTAGATACTATCATAAAATCAATTTCCACAGGTACATTAATATATCTTGATAAATCAGCAATGAATATAAAAGAACCTTTTAAAAGTCCTATTATACATGGTATATTTTCTTTATTTTTAAGATCATTAGAAATTTGTTCTGCTAATTCTTTAACTTTCTTATTTATATCTTCCTCGGATATAAGTACTTTTGATATATGCTCATCTTTTTTCATAAATTATCCCTTAATTTTTTATAGTGATTTTTTTATATATTATCGTATATAAATAATAATTTAATTAAAAATAAAAATATATTTTAAATTATTTGTAATGAATGAATTGATTATATAAATAAGATAAAGTTTATATTATTAAAAAATCCGACAGATAAAATATTTTATCTGTCGGATTTGTACTTTATTAAAAGCTTAAATTATTCTAAATTAATTAGCTTTTTTAGCTTCTATAGCTTTTGCTAACTCTTCAGCTAATAGAGGAAGTACTTTATTAACATCTCCTACTATACCTAAATCAGCAATTCCAAACATTGGAGCATCTTTATCTTTGTTTATAGCAATGATATATTCAGATTCTTCCATACCAGCCATGTGCTGAATAGCACCAGAAATACCGCAAGCGAAGTATATATTAGGTCTTACTGTTTTACCTGTCTGACCAACTTGTCTAGACTGTTCTATGAATCCAGCATCAACAGCAGCTCTTGAACCAGAAACGATAGCACCGATTTTAGAAGCTACAGCCTCAAGATTCTTGAAGTTTTCTTTAGAACCTACACCTCTACCTCCAGATACCAATATCTTAGCTTCTGTAATATCAATTTTCTTAGTAGATTCTTTTACTACATCTAAGATTTTAACTTTCATTTTAGAAGTGTCTATAGTTAAAGGTAATACTTCAACTTTACCTTTTTTTCCTTCTTCTTTAGCTAGCTTTTGCATTACACCAGGTCTTACAGTAGCCATTTGAGGTCTGTGATCAGGACAAACAATAGTAGCCATCAAGTTTCCGCCGAATGCAGGTCTTGTCATTCCGAAAACTTTAGTTTCATCATCTATATCTAATTTTGTACAGTCAGCAGTAAGTCCTGTAGATATTCTTGAAGATACTCTAGGAGCTAAGTCTCTTCCTAAAGTAGTTGCACCTAATAAAACTATTTCAGGTTTTTTAGCATTTATTATTGCAGTTAATGCTTGAGCATAAGCTTCAGTATCGTATTGTTTTAAAAGTTCATTATCAACAACAACTACTTCATCAGCACCATACTCAACTAAAGTTTGAGCTAAACCTTCTATTTTATGTCCTACTAAAGCTGCTGTTACAGATACATTTAATTTAGCAGCAAGTTTTTTTGCTTCACCGATTAATTCTAAACCTACGTTTTGAATTACACCGTCTCTTTGTTCTGCGAATACTAATATTCCTTTGTAATCACTTAAATTCATTATCTATCTCCTTTTTCTAAGGTTCTTTGTTAATTTAATTAAATAACAAATTTTTCTTTTAATTTTTCAATTATGATATTAACAGCTTCTTTTGTATCAACTTCAAATACTTTACCGGCTTGTTTAGCTCCTTTAGTAAATGATTTTTTAACTTTTGTAGGAGAACCAGTAAGACCAATCAAAGAAGGGTCAATTTTTATAGTTTCAGAAGACCAAATTTCAATTTCTTTATCATAAGCTTCAACAATTCCTTTAACTCTCATGTATCTTGGGCTATTAGCTTCTGATAATACTGTTATTAATGCTGGTAATTGAACGTTTAGTAGGTAATATCCATCTTCTATTACTCTTTTTACTGTTAATGATTTATCAGCTTCGTTATATTGAATTTCTTTTGCATAAGAAATTTGAGGTATTTGTAAGTGTTCAGCTGTTTGAGGACCAACTTGAGCAGTATCACCGTCTATAGCTTGTCTTCCTGAAATAATAATATCATATTCTAAAGTTCTTAAAGCAGCTGCTAATGTATTAGAAGTAGCTAATGTATCAGCACCGCCGAATTTTCTATCTGTTATAAGAATAGCTCTGTCTGCTCCCATAGCATAAGCTTCTCTTAATATTGCTTCAGCTTGAGGAGGTCCCATAGTTATTACAGTTACATGAGCACCGTATTTATCTTTTAATTTTAAAGCTTCTTCTAAACCTGCTTTATCATCTGGGTTCATTATACTAGGAACACCATCTCTTATTAATGTACCTTTTACAGGGTCTAGTTTAATTTCTGTTGTATCTGGAACCTGTTTTATACAAACTACTATTTTCATTTCTATTCCTCCATAAATATTTTATTTACTAATTGGCTTATTTTAAAAGGCTGCCTGCTATTACCATTCTTTGAACTTCTGATGTACCTTCATAGATTTCAGTAATCTTAGCATCTCTCATCATTCTTTCAACAGGATATTCTCTTGTATATCCGTATCCACCATGAAGCTGAACGGCTTTAGTTGTTACTTCCATTGCAGTTTCAGAAGCGAATAATTTAGCTCTTGCAGCATCTACTGAATATGGAAGATGGTTGCTTTCTCTCCAAGCAGCTTTATAAACAAGAAGTCTTGCAGCTTCTACTTTTACTTCAAGGTTAGCTAATTGGAATTGAGTGTTTTGGAAATTAGCTATTGTTCTTCCAAATTGTTTTCTTTCTTTTACATAAGCAACAGTTTCATCAAGAGCACCTTGAGCGATACCTAATGCTTGAGAAGCAATTCCTATTCTTCCTCCGTCAAGAGTCATCATAGCAATTTTGAATCCTTTTCCTAATTCTCCTAATAGGTTATCTTTTGGTATTCTTGCATTTTCGAATATTAATTCGCAAGTTGCAGATCCTCTGATTCCCAATTTTTTCTCTTTTTTACCAACAGTAAATCCAGGAGTTGTTGATTCAACTATAAATGCAGAAATTCCTTTTAATCCTTTTGATTTGTCTGTCATAGCAAATATTACATATACATTTGCATATCCTGAATTTGTTATGAATATTTTAGAACCATTAATTACCCATTCATTAGTAGCTTCGTCTAATACAGCTACAGTTTGCTGACCTGCAGCATCTGTACCAGCATTTGGTTCAGTAAGACCGAATGCACCAAGCCATTCGCCGCTAGCCATTTTAGGAACATATTTTTGTTTTTGAGCCTCTGTACCGAATTGTAAAATAGGCCAAGTTCCAAGAGAAGTGTGAGCAGAAAGTATAACACCTGTAGTACCGCAAACTCTTGATAATTCTTCAACAGCCATAGCGTACATTAAGTTGTCTCCGCCAGCTCCGCCGTATTCTTTAGGAATTGGAATACCCATAAGTCCGATTTCAGCCATTTTTTTAACAGTTTCAACAGGAAATCTTTCTTCCTCGTCAAGTTCTGTCGCTAAAGGTTTTACCTCTTTTTCAGCAAATTCTCTAATCATTTGTCTGAAAAGTTGATGTGTTTTAGGCAAATTAAATTCCATTCTAACCCTCCTGATGATTATCTTTGAAAATAAAATTTTTGAATTTTAGTTAATTTATTTTTTTGTTTAAAATATAATATATTTTTTATTAAAAATCAAATCATATAATATGATAAAAATGGTTTTTTGTTTAATTTTAAAACAAAAAATGTATAAAATTAAGCAAATATTGTGTTTTATTATTACTTAATCTTCCTTAATTATAGCAATTTCTTCTATAGATTTGCTTAAAAATGTATTGAGAAAGTTATAATATTTAATTAGTTTTTTATTCTTTTTATATAAATTCAATTCTAAATATTATAAAATAATTAAGCTTTTTATTTCTAATTAGAAATAGTATTTTAATTAAACTTTGAATTGTTTTTGTAATACTTATTTTTTATTGTTGCTATGATAAATATATTTTCTTTTTTAATAAATTAAATAAGCGGCTTAAGTTTGATTTATTTTTAAGTAATAATAAATAGACTATAAATTGCTGATTAAGTTTTTAGAAAATTTATTTTTATGTTTTATATGATTGAATATTCTTATTGTTATACCTCAATTATTGATACTTTCTCAATTAATTAAAAATTTCAGTTACTTTATTTTTAAGCTATAAACAAACGGCCACAATAAATAGCTAATGAATTTTTTATAAAATTATTTTTATGTTTTATATGATTGAATATTGATTATTATCATACCTCAATTACTAATAATTTCTTAATTAATTAAAATTTTAGTTAATTTATTTTTTAGACTATAAACAAACATCCAAAATAAATAACTAATGAATTTTTAGAAAGTTCATCATTGGCAGTAATAATGAATTTTATATTTATTTGTTATTATTTATTCTTTTTGTACTTATTAAGTAAAATTATTACTACTATATTATTTATTATATTCAAAAATTACTTTTATTAAGATATGTTTTTATTAAATAAAATATTTTTCTATATTATAATTTTTTGATATAGGTTTTTTATTATTATAAAAGCATAATAAAAATAGTTCTATATCGGACTTTATAATTATAGTTTTAAAATTTAAAATATTTTTTTAAATTGTTATGTGCATGAATAGTTAGTATTATGTTAGTGCGGGATTTAAATATTTTTAAAAATAATAATAAATTGTGTTTAGTGAATTCTATATTGTTAAATTTTAAAATTATATAGCTATGTTATATAATTTAATAAAATAGTGGAAATAATATGTCAAATTATATTTTTTTATTTTGCTTGATTTTTTTAAAAATATTGATACACTATTAGAATAGTGTTTTTGGAGAAATTTTTTAAAATTCTATAAATCAATTTATAAAAAGTCAAGGAGTTATTATGGCTGAAGAGAAAAAATTAGACTCCCTTCTTGAGCGCATATATCAAGACGGTGTTGAAAAATCCAACAAAAAAGCTGATGAAATAATCTCAAATGCTAAAAGCGAAGCTGACAGAATTATAAAAGAAGCAGAAGCAAAATCAGAAGAAATTATTAAAGAGGCAGAAAGAAAGTCAGAAGAGCTAAAGAAGAATACAATAACAGATGTTCGTATGGCAGGCGAGCAGTCAATCAGTGCTTTAAAACAAAGAATAAAGGATTTAGTAACTGCTAAAGTTTTAGAAGAAGGTTTGAAAGGAGCTTTTGCAGATACTTCTTTCTTGAAAGATTTAATTCTTGAGGTAGTAAAAAAATGGGATATTACTTCAAGCGATGCAGATGTAACAGTATATTTCCCAGAATCAAAAAAAGCAGATATAGATTCATCTTTTGAGAAATCTATAAAAAGTGCTATAAAGAACGCTACTATTAATTTTGATAAAAAATTATCTAATGGTTTCAAAATTGTTCCTGAAGGCGGAAATTATCAGCTGCAGTTTACAGATGAGGATTTCGTAGAGTTTTTCAGTGATTATATTAAAGCAAAAACGGAAGAAGTGATTTTTAGTAAATAAGAGGGGTGAGTATGGGATCATATT is a genomic window containing:
- a CDS encoding ATP synthase subunit E, with translation MAEEKKLDSLLERIYQDGVEKSNKKADEIISNAKSEADRIIKEAEAKSEEIIKEAERKSEELKKNTITDVRMAGEQSISALKQRIKDLVTAKVLEEGLKGAFADTSFLKDLILEVVKKWDITSSDADVTVYFPESKKADIDSSFEKSIKSAIKNATINFDKKLSNGFKIVPEGGNYQLQFTDEDFVEFFSDYIKAKTEEVIFSK
- a CDS encoding electron transfer flavoprotein subunit alpha/FixB family protein — translated: MNLSDYKGILVFAEQRDGVIQNVGLELIGEAKKLAAKLNVSVTAALVGHKIEGLAQTLVEYGADEVVVVDNELLKQYDTEAYAQALTAIINAKKPEIVLLGATTLGRDLAPRVSSRISTGLTADCTKLDIDDETKVFGMTRPAFGGNLMATIVCPDHRPQMATVRPGVMQKLAKEEGKKGKVEVLPLTIDTSKMKVKILDVVKESTKKIDITEAKILVSGGRGVGSKENFKNLEAVASKIGAIVSGSRAAVDAGFIEQSRQVGQTGKTVRPNIYFACGISGAIQHMAGMEESEYIIAINKDKDAPMFGIADLGIVGDVNKVLPLLAEELAKAIEAKKAN
- a CDS encoding acyl-CoA dehydrogenase, whose translation is MEFNLPKTHQLFRQMIREFAEKEVKPLATELDEEERFPVETVKKMAEIGLMGIPIPKEYGGAGGDNLMYAMAVEELSRVCGTTGVILSAHTSLGTWPILQFGTEAQKQKYVPKMASGEWLGAFGLTEPNAGTDAAGQQTVAVLDEATNEWVINGSKIFITNSGYANVYVIFAMTDKSKGLKGISAFIVESTTPGFTVGKKEKKLGIRGSATCELIFENARIPKDNLLGELGKGFKIAMMTLDGGRIGIASQALGIAQGALDETVAYVKERKQFGRTIANFQNTQFQLANLEVKVEAARLLVYKAAWRESNHLPYSVDAARAKLFASETAMEVTTKAVQLHGGYGYTREYPVERMMRDAKITEIYEGTSEVQRMVIAGSLLK
- a CDS encoding PIN domain-containing protein codes for the protein MHKTNNNYNRNNNKNNTNKVDVKKLFSDIGTVANVLGKIITTSKVVVDELKNQSGILYVFDTNALMNDPNLITIQKRNSSYIVPIVVLEELDKLKLDKNRSQKASNAIRAINKSNVRIEKYSEHVLPKDFDMRNNDNKILATAMKFSNKNVVIVTEDNNLKNKAKSQNIRCISLSEFRRS
- a CDS encoding polysaccharide biosynthesis protein is translated as MAYIMNKKNIVIIGAGNAGETLASEILTSDNNNEYNILCFLDDDENKKQVNIENHSIDVKGKVKDIEKTIDFYKNQNIEIEEIIIAIPTLKQKELLEILDIIYPTGIKYKILPCFFEIIKGNASIKDIRNIEPSDLLGREEIGFDEKEISAYYQDKTILVTGGGGSIGSELVRQLITLPVKKVMALDNSESAIHSLIMSINDRKNEKNKHKFTYIISNVRDYVKVDKILKEENPDIIFHAAAHKHLPFMEAYPEEAIKNNILATENIATLAIKNNIKNFVFISTDKAVRPTSLMGASKRICERMIMSLSHEQNSTAFKITRFGNVLGSSGSVIPVFEKQIREGKPLTVTHPEMVRFFMSIREAARLVIKACTLNDGIIFTLDMGKPVKILDLAKNMLKMYGLTEKDIPIIFTGIREGEKLYEEILMDDETLIPSQYKKLFIAKDPVKCLTPEERKIMIDAFDIASLDADKETIKMLMRNYIEEYTG
- a CDS encoding electron transfer flavoprotein subunit beta/FixA family protein translates to MKIVVCIKQVPDTTEIKLDPVKGTLIRDGVPSIMNPDDKAGLEEALKLKDKYGAHVTVITMGPPQAEAILREAYAMGADRAILITDRKFGGADTLATSNTLAAALRTLEYDIIISGRQAIDGDTAQVGPQTAEHLQIPQISYAKEIQYNEADKSLTVKRVIEDGYYLLNVQLPALITVLSEANSPRYMRVKGIVEAYDKEIEIWSSETIKIDPSLIGLTGSPTKVKKSFTKGAKQAGKVFEVDTKEAVNIIIEKLKEKFVI
- the hpt gene encoding hypoxanthine phosphoribosyltransferase codes for the protein MKKDEHISKVLISEEDINKKVKELAEQISNDLKNKENIPCIIGLLKGSFIFIADLSRYINVPVEIDFMIVSSYGNNKIGSEIKILKDVDIPLTGRDVIIVEDIIDTGYTLEKICEVLKTRNVASLKICTLLNKPSRRKVDIKIDYNGFDIEDEFVVGYGIDYAQKYRNLPYIGVVE